A region from the Variovorax sp. V93 genome encodes:
- a CDS encoding DoxX family protein, with protein MQLIFPRLRSVYERLEPLSYALLRIAFGLMLMTHGIPKLLGRSHGSMADPMAGSVNLIANVLHLPAAPLIGWFIALLEGVGGLMLALGFLTRVVAPMVVVQMLVICYLLAPTFPWIDRGYEYPLMLVFAALCIAARGSGPASVDARLGREF; from the coding sequence ATGCAACTGATCTTTCCACGGCTGCGCAGCGTCTATGAGCGGCTGGAGCCGCTGAGCTATGCGCTGCTGCGCATCGCCTTCGGCCTGATGCTCATGACCCATGGCATCCCCAAGCTGCTGGGCCGAAGCCACGGCAGCATGGCCGATCCGATGGCCGGCTCGGTCAACCTGATTGCCAACGTGCTGCACCTGCCCGCTGCGCCGCTGATCGGCTGGTTCATCGCACTGCTCGAAGGCGTCGGCGGGCTGATGCTGGCATTGGGTTTCCTGACGCGCGTCGTCGCGCCGATGGTGGTGGTGCAGATGCTGGTCATCTGCTACCTGCTGGCACCCACCTTTCCCTGGATCGACCGCGGCTACGAATACCCGCTGATGCTGGTCTTCGCCGCGCTGTGCATCGCGGCGCGCGGCAGCGGCCCTGCGTCGGTCGATGCGCGCCTCGGCCGCGAATTCTGA
- a CDS encoding xanthine dehydrogenase family protein subunit M, translating into MHDFAYLRPRSTGEAMQLLAQNQPGARYFAGGTTLFDLMKLGVEAPATVIDITRIEGLREVDTASRGELRIGALAAMSDVADNPVVQREFPALSESLWKAASQQLRNMATVGGNLLQRTRCDYFRGGPEFACNKRVPGSGCSAVGGQNRGHAVLGGSDACVAVYPGDWAVALVAFDALVDTVSPRGERTVPVRELHRAPGATPHLETVLAADELIVRIRVPRGAIGRGSTYHKIRDRESYAFALASAAVALELRSNRVSDARIALGGVATHPWRAAEAERSLVGQPFTRAAARRAAELAFEGAKPLEHNAFKVALGIETVTDALMLARERS; encoded by the coding sequence ATGCATGACTTCGCCTACCTGCGTCCGCGCAGCACCGGCGAAGCCATGCAGCTGCTCGCGCAGAACCAGCCCGGCGCGCGCTACTTCGCGGGCGGCACCACGCTGTTCGACCTGATGAAGCTCGGCGTGGAAGCGCCGGCCACGGTGATCGACATCACCCGCATCGAGGGCCTGCGCGAAGTCGACACCGCCAGCCGCGGCGAACTGCGCATCGGCGCGCTCGCGGCCATGAGCGACGTGGCGGACAACCCCGTGGTGCAGCGCGAATTCCCGGCCTTGTCGGAGTCGCTGTGGAAGGCCGCCTCGCAACAGCTGCGCAACATGGCGACCGTGGGCGGCAACCTGCTGCAGCGCACCCGCTGCGACTACTTTCGAGGCGGGCCCGAGTTCGCCTGCAACAAGCGCGTGCCCGGCAGCGGCTGTTCGGCCGTGGGCGGCCAGAACCGCGGCCATGCGGTGCTGGGCGGCAGCGACGCCTGCGTGGCCGTCTATCCGGGCGACTGGGCCGTTGCATTGGTGGCCTTCGATGCGCTCGTCGACACCGTCAGCCCGCGCGGCGAACGCACGGTGCCGGTGCGCGAACTGCACCGCGCACCGGGCGCGACGCCGCACCTGGAAACGGTGCTCGCGGCCGACGAGCTGATCGTGCGCATCCGCGTGCCGCGCGGGGCGATCGGCCGGGGCTCCACGTACCACAAGATCCGCGACCGCGAGTCCTATGCCTTTGCGCTCGCCTCGGCGGCCGTGGCCCTGGAGCTCAGGAGCAACCGCGTGTCCGACGCACGCATTGCGCTCGGCGGCGTGGCAACACATCCGTGGCGCGCGGCCGAGGCCGAGCGCAGCCTGGTCGGCCAGCCGTTCACACGCGCGGCCGCGCGGCGCGCTGCCGAGCTTGCCTTCGAGGGCGCGAAGCCGCTCGAGCACAACGCGTTCAAGGTGGCGCTCGGCATCGAAACGGTGACCGATGCGCTGATGCTGGCCAGGGAAAGGAGCTGA
- a CDS encoding (2Fe-2S)-binding protein, producing the protein MSHPSLQNAAGPLPAVNRRMFMMTTAAGAGAAASAGASAAAEAGSAAPGPGTGSQETRVTINGRRHELKLEPRASLLDVLREQLGLTGAKKGCDHGQCGACTVHVDGRRVASCLTLAVKTDGCAVTTIEGIESPDGTLHPMQQAFLDHDALQCGYCTPGQIMAAIACVREGHATSDAQIREYMSGNICRCGAYTGILEAIREAAPRMRRMEGSRHA; encoded by the coding sequence ATGAGCCATCCATCCCTGCAGAACGCGGCAGGCCCGTTGCCTGCCGTCAATCGGCGCATGTTCATGATGACCACGGCGGCCGGCGCAGGCGCCGCGGCTTCGGCCGGCGCGAGCGCGGCCGCGGAAGCCGGCAGCGCGGCACCCGGCCCCGGCACGGGCTCCCAGGAGACCCGCGTCACCATCAACGGCAGGCGCCACGAACTGAAGCTGGAGCCGCGCGCCTCGCTGCTCGACGTGCTGCGCGAACAGCTCGGCCTCACCGGCGCCAAGAAGGGCTGCGACCACGGCCAGTGCGGTGCCTGCACGGTGCATGTGGACGGCCGCCGCGTGGCCTCGTGCCTCACGCTGGCCGTGAAGACCGACGGCTGCGCCGTGACCACCATCGAGGGCATCGAGTCGCCCGACGGCACGCTGCATCCGATGCAGCAGGCCTTCCTCGACCACGACGCGCTGCAGTGCGGCTATTGCACGCCCGGCCAGATCATGGCCGCCATTGCCTGCGTGCGCGAAGGCCATGCCACCAGCGACGCGCAGATCCGCGAATACATGAGCGGCAACATCTGCCGATGCGGTGCGTACACCGGCATTCTCGAAGCGATCCGCGAGGCCGCGCCACGGATGCGCCGCATGGAGGGCAGCCGCCATGCATGA
- a CDS encoding ABC transporter ATP-binding protein, translating to MFRFFEKLLHPYPAAEPSPPPTGFFAFLWACTQGLRLKMAVMAALTAAISGFEALLFAILGRIVDWLGGQVPSRLWAERGDTLAWLAALLVISIGVVALQTIVKHQTLAVNLPMRLRWNFHRVMLGQSMAFYQDEFAGRITAKVMQTALAVRDTLFVLADVVVAMGVYVVTIIVLVTVLDVQLVLPFIVWLVLYAGALMYFVPRLGKVGKAQADARALMTGRVTDAYTNIATVKLFSHTQREAGFAREAMREFMHTGYGQMRLVSAFEIVNHTLSMGLTAGMAGTALWLWSNGTVGVGAVAAATAMALRLQGMSHWIMWEMTSLFENIGTVQDGMKTLSRPRTVLDAPDAGVLEVPRGEVRFEHASFRYADAGRRVIDDLNLVVRPGEKIGLVGRSGAGKSTLVNLLLRFHDLESGRILIDGRDIAHVTQDSLRSHIGMVTQDTSLMHRSVADNIAYGRPDATPAQIEAAARRAEAHDFIQTLGDASGRQGYEAHVGERGVKLSGGQRQRVAIARVMLKDAPILLLDEATSALDSEVEAAIQQSLYRLMEGKTVIAIAHRLSTIAAMDRLIVLDEGRVVEEGDHRTLMAQGGLYARLWAHQSGGFLGDDLDEEEEALRA from the coding sequence TTGTTCCGTTTCTTCGAAAAACTGCTCCATCCCTATCCCGCGGCCGAACCGTCGCCTCCCCCGACGGGCTTCTTCGCCTTCCTGTGGGCCTGCACCCAGGGCCTGCGCCTCAAGATGGCCGTCATGGCGGCGCTCACCGCGGCCATCTCGGGCTTCGAGGCGCTGCTGTTCGCGATCCTCGGGCGCATCGTCGACTGGCTCGGCGGCCAGGTGCCGTCGCGGCTGTGGGCCGAGCGCGGCGACACGCTGGCGTGGCTGGCCGCGCTGCTGGTGATCAGCATCGGCGTGGTCGCGCTGCAGACCATCGTCAAGCACCAGACGCTGGCGGTGAACCTGCCGATGCGCCTGCGCTGGAACTTCCACCGCGTGATGCTGGGCCAGAGCATGGCCTTCTACCAGGACGAGTTCGCGGGCCGCATCACGGCCAAGGTGATGCAGACCGCGCTCGCGGTGCGCGACACCCTGTTCGTGCTGGCCGACGTGGTGGTGGCGATGGGCGTGTACGTGGTGACCATCATCGTGCTGGTGACCGTGCTCGACGTGCAGCTGGTGCTGCCCTTCATCGTCTGGCTGGTGCTCTACGCGGGTGCGCTGATGTACTTCGTGCCGCGGCTGGGCAAGGTGGGCAAGGCGCAGGCCGATGCGCGCGCGCTGATGACCGGGCGCGTGACCGACGCCTACACCAACATCGCCACCGTCAAGCTGTTCTCGCACACGCAGCGCGAGGCCGGCTTCGCGCGCGAGGCGATGCGCGAGTTCATGCACACGGGCTACGGCCAGATGCGGCTGGTGAGCGCCTTCGAGATCGTCAACCACACGCTCAGCATGGGCCTGACCGCGGGCATGGCCGGCACCGCGCTGTGGCTCTGGTCGAACGGCACGGTGGGCGTGGGCGCGGTGGCAGCGGCCACCGCGATGGCGCTGCGCCTGCAGGGCATGTCGCACTGGATCATGTGGGAGATGACCAGCCTGTTCGAGAACATCGGCACGGTGCAGGACGGCATGAAGACGCTGTCGCGCCCGCGCACCGTGCTCGACGCGCCCGATGCCGGCGTGCTCGAGGTGCCGCGCGGCGAGGTGCGCTTCGAGCATGCGAGCTTCCGCTATGCGGATGCGGGCCGCCGCGTCATCGACGACCTGAACCTGGTGGTGCGCCCCGGCGAAAAGATCGGCCTGGTCGGCCGCTCGGGCGCGGGCAAGTCGACGCTGGTCAACCTGCTGCTGCGCTTCCATGACCTGGAGAGCGGCCGCATCCTGATCGACGGGCGCGACATCGCGCACGTGACGCAGGATTCTCTGCGCAGCCACATCGGCATGGTCACGCAGGACACCTCGCTCATGCACCGCTCGGTGGCCGACAACATCGCCTACGGCCGGCCCGATGCCACGCCGGCCCAGATCGAAGCGGCCGCCCGGCGCGCCGAAGCGCACGACTTCATCCAGACGCTGGGCGACGCCAGCGGCCGGCAGGGCTACGAGGCGCACGTGGGCGAGCGCGGCGTGAAGCTCTCGGGCGGCCAGCGCCAGCGCGTGGCCATTGCGCGCGTGATGCTCAAGGACGCGCCGATCCTGCTGCTCGACGAGGCCACCAGCGCGCTCGACTCCGAGGTGGAGGCCGCCATCCAGCAGAGCCTCTACCGGCTGATGGAAGGCAAGACCGTGATCGCGATCGCGCACCGGCTGTCGACCATCGCGGCGATGGACCGGCTCATCGTGCTCGACGAGGGCCGCGTGGTGGAGGAAGGCGACCACCGCACGCTGATGGCGCAGGGCGGACTCTATGCACGGCTGTGGGCGCACCAGAGCGGCGGCTTCCTGGGCGACGATCTCGACGAGGAAGAAGAAGCCCTGCGGGCCTGA
- a CDS encoding GTPase/DUF3482 domain-containing protein: MTQQHQAIRIAVVGHTNAGKTSLLRTLTRRANFGEVSQRPGTTRHVESIDLEVNGQAAVRFFDTPGLEDAVALREHLAGFDAQATPPERIRQFLQGPEAHGVFEQEAKVLRTMQGIDAAFLVIDVREPVLPKFRDEIELLNSCARPVLPVLNFVRDAASREPDWKELLSAYGLHVQVRFDAAAPFVGAERELYGDLSTLLRDRREQLRAVVDSLAAEATERRGAACARIAELLVDAAALRRTVPAEEFADTARRKAFVAALQKDVFDKAQRCTDDLLALYGFRQDDAGEAPLPLIEGRWTLDFFSPEALKDAGLRLGKGAAIGAAVGVVADLAVAGISLGTGAALGGAIGGAVSQGWGPFGRKLANRLRNVHELTVEDGVLFALVAWQLKLTRALEQRGHAATGRIAAETSATQDAPTRATAAAVRAARPARSHPEWESAGLASRGFWRPAPQRDALAADLARMLQGAFEP, encoded by the coding sequence ATGACGCAGCAGCATCAAGCCATCCGCATCGCCGTGGTCGGCCACACCAACGCGGGCAAGACCTCGCTGCTGCGCACGCTGACGCGGCGCGCCAATTTCGGCGAAGTGTCGCAGCGCCCCGGCACCACGCGCCATGTGGAGTCCATCGATCTCGAGGTGAACGGCCAGGCCGCCGTGCGCTTCTTCGACACGCCGGGCCTCGAGGACGCGGTGGCGCTGCGCGAGCACCTGGCCGGCTTCGATGCGCAGGCCACGCCGCCCGAGCGCATCCGCCAGTTCCTGCAAGGCCCCGAAGCGCATGGCGTGTTCGAGCAGGAAGCCAAGGTGCTGCGCACCATGCAGGGCATCGATGCGGCCTTCCTCGTGATCGACGTGCGCGAACCGGTACTGCCCAAGTTCCGCGACGAGATCGAGCTGCTCAACTCCTGCGCCCGGCCCGTGCTGCCGGTGCTGAACTTCGTGCGCGATGCGGCCAGCCGCGAGCCCGACTGGAAGGAACTGCTCTCTGCCTACGGCCTGCACGTGCAGGTGCGCTTCGACGCCGCAGCGCCCTTCGTGGGGGCCGAGCGCGAGCTCTACGGCGACCTGTCGACCTTGCTGCGTGACCGCCGCGAGCAGCTGCGCGCGGTGGTGGATTCACTCGCCGCCGAAGCCACGGAGCGCCGCGGCGCGGCCTGCGCGCGCATCGCGGAACTGCTGGTCGATGCCGCCGCGCTGCGCCGCACGGTGCCGGCCGAGGAGTTCGCCGATACGGCGCGCCGCAAGGCCTTCGTCGCGGCCTTGCAGAAGGACGTGTTCGACAAGGCGCAGCGCTGCACCGACGACCTGCTCGCGCTCTACGGCTTCCGCCAGGACGATGCGGGCGAGGCGCCGCTGCCGCTCATCGAAGGCCGCTGGACGCTGGACTTCTTCAGCCCCGAAGCCCTGAAGGACGCAGGCCTGCGGCTCGGCAAGGGCGCGGCCATCGGCGCGGCCGTGGGCGTGGTGGCGGACCTGGCCGTGGCCGGCATTTCGCTGGGCACGGGCGCGGCGCTGGGCGGCGCCATCGGCGGCGCGGTGTCGCAGGGCTGGGGCCCGTTCGGCCGCAAGCTGGCGAACCGGCTGCGCAACGTGCACGAGCTCACGGTCGAGGACGGCGTGCTGTTTGCGCTGGTGGCCTGGCAGCTGAAGCTCACGCGCGCACTGGAGCAGCGCGGGCATGCGGCCACGGGGCGCATCGCGGCCGAAACGAGCGCGACGCAGGACGCGCCGACGCGCGCCACGGCCGCCGCGGTGCGCGCGGCGCGGCCTGCACGCAGCCATCCCGAATGGGAATCGGCGGGCCTGGCCTCGCGCGGCTTCTGGCGCCCGGCACCGCAGCGCGACGCACTCGCGGCCGATCTCGCGCGCATGCTGCAGGGTGCCTTCGAGCCCTGA
- a CDS encoding hemolysin III family protein, whose protein sequence is MYPGERLNGYSHLLGLLLALAATALLLAKTLPTGDAARIAGALVFSLSAVVLYAASTLFHSTRGPRKRFWERVDHCAIYLLIAGTYTPFALVTLHGLWGWLLMVAVWGAAFFGIGRELLQAGSAASKPPLALYIAMGWLGVLAAVPLAARLDSGGLAWLLAGGVLYTVGTVFYRNRRGFRHAHGTWHLFVLAGTASHYVCVGWFVL, encoded by the coding sequence ATGTACCCCGGCGAACGGCTCAACGGATACAGCCATCTGCTGGGCCTGCTGCTCGCACTCGCGGCCACCGCGCTGCTGCTCGCCAAGACCCTGCCCACCGGCGACGCCGCGCGGATTGCCGGCGCGCTGGTGTTCTCGCTCTCGGCGGTGGTGCTGTATGCGGCGTCCACGCTGTTCCACAGCACCCGCGGGCCGCGCAAACGCTTCTGGGAGCGCGTGGACCACTGCGCCATCTACCTGCTGATCGCGGGCACCTACACGCCGTTCGCGCTGGTCACGCTGCACGGGCTCTGGGGCTGGCTGCTGATGGTCGCCGTATGGGGCGCGGCCTTCTTCGGCATCGGGCGCGAGCTGCTGCAGGCAGGTAGCGCAGCCTCGAAGCCGCCGCTGGCGCTCTACATCGCCATGGGCTGGCTCGGCGTGCTGGCCGCGGTGCCGCTGGCCGCGCGGCTCGACAGCGGCGGGCTCGCGTGGCTGCTGGCCGGCGGGGTGCTCTACACCGTGGGCACGGTGTTCTACCGCAACCGGCGGGGCTTCAGGCATGCGCACGGCACCTGGCACCTGTTCGTGCTTGCGGGTACGGCGAGCCACTACGTGTGCGTGGGGTGGTTCGTGCTTTGA
- a CDS encoding LysR family transcriptional regulator: MDRFDAMQLFTRIVDLGSFTQAAAALDIPRATATHAIKELEARLHVRLLERTTRQVRTTVDGQAFYERCRHLLRELEEAESSLAELSVNPRGRLRIDIHGAPAQAIVLPRIQEFHARYPHIELAMGSGDRLVDLVREGVDCVVRAGEPKDSSLVTRRLALLPQVTCASPGYLAAYGTPTQPSDLARHLAVNFFSASRPEVFPYEFMVDGKLETCMLKDWISVNNADVYKSCAEQGCGIIQVPRFSVESQLREGTLVEILPHTPCPPMVYSVLYPHHRQLSPRVRVFIDWIAQLYAERFGSAAA; the protein is encoded by the coding sequence ATGGACCGCTTCGACGCCATGCAGCTGTTCACCCGCATCGTCGATCTGGGCAGCTTCACCCAGGCGGCGGCCGCGCTCGACATTCCGCGTGCCACGGCCACGCATGCCATCAAGGAGCTGGAGGCCAGGCTGCACGTGCGGCTGCTGGAGCGCACGACGCGCCAGGTGCGCACCACCGTCGACGGCCAGGCCTTCTACGAGCGCTGCCGCCATCTGCTGCGCGAACTCGAAGAGGCCGAGTCCTCACTGGCGGAGCTGTCGGTCAACCCGCGCGGGCGCCTGCGCATCGACATCCACGGCGCGCCCGCCCAGGCGATCGTGCTGCCGCGCATCCAGGAGTTCCATGCGCGCTATCCGCATATCGAACTGGCCATGGGCAGCGGCGACCGGTTGGTGGACCTGGTGCGCGAAGGCGTCGACTGCGTGGTGCGCGCGGGCGAGCCCAAGGATTCGTCGCTGGTCACGCGCCGCCTGGCGCTGCTGCCGCAAGTGACCTGCGCGAGCCCGGGCTACCTGGCCGCGTACGGCACGCCCACGCAGCCGTCCGACCTCGCCCGGCACCTCGCGGTCAATTTCTTCTCGGCCTCGCGGCCCGAGGTGTTTCCGTACGAGTTCATGGTGGACGGCAAGCTCGAGACCTGCATGCTGAAGGACTGGATCAGCGTCAACAACGCCGATGTCTACAAGAGCTGCGCCGAACAGGGCTGCGGCATCATCCAGGTGCCGCGCTTCAGCGTGGAGAGCCAGTTGCGCGAAGGCACGCTGGTCGAGATCCTGCCGCACACGCCCTGCCCGCCCATGGTCTATTCGGTGCTGTACCCGCACCATCGCCAGCTCTCGCCGCGGGTGCGGGTGTTCATCGACTGGATCGCGCAGCTCTATGCGGAGCGCTTCGGCAGCGCGGCCGCATAG
- a CDS encoding DUF2868 domain-containing protein — protein MTNTALREPAFPDAVVTEAIRWTEEKGPLDDAEVLRAALARASGAPARITARALLLGERIGLQSELARARHWAPWVLLGLVALIVMAGLGLAGNVVGGGERHINVIVALASLLGLHALTLLLWLAGLWLPLGAFNTSSLGWIWLSLTARVAGGKRGQAPVLVRAATGLLARARLLPWALGLVSHGIWSLSFAVVLAALLFALAFRSYTLSWETTILDPAFFVHAVQVLGWAPSQIGFPVPDAATVLSASPGAAGQRTWALWLTGCIVVYGLLPRLALVLLSAAMWQRRRAALRPDWSDPYYRRLAARFAALAPPAIVDADPGRAPGSAPAGLAPSDLRDSLFVIGFELPADTPWPPEGLPAITPAQVQRIDGSAPARRALLDQLAQARPRTVLLVCHAASSPDRGTERFLREVLAHCGECRLWLAPAARDMPDANASQRWIDWLQGTGLLRVAATPRLEDALQGLGTTP, from the coding sequence TTGACCAACACCGCGTTGCGCGAACCTGCCTTTCCGGACGCGGTCGTCACCGAAGCGATCCGATGGACCGAGGAGAAAGGTCCGCTCGACGACGCAGAGGTCCTGCGCGCGGCCCTCGCCCGCGCTTCCGGCGCGCCGGCACGCATCACCGCACGCGCGCTCCTGCTCGGCGAACGCATCGGGCTGCAATCCGAACTGGCACGCGCCCGCCACTGGGCGCCATGGGTGCTGCTCGGGCTGGTGGCGCTCATCGTCATGGCCGGCCTGGGCCTCGCGGGCAACGTGGTCGGCGGCGGCGAGCGGCACATCAACGTGATCGTCGCGCTCGCGAGCCTGCTCGGCCTGCATGCGCTCACGCTGCTGCTCTGGCTGGCCGGCCTGTGGCTGCCGCTGGGCGCGTTCAACACCAGTTCGCTCGGCTGGATCTGGCTGTCGCTCACCGCGCGCGTGGCCGGCGGCAAGCGCGGCCAGGCGCCGGTGCTGGTACGGGCCGCCACCGGGCTGCTCGCGCGCGCCAGGCTGCTGCCCTGGGCGCTGGGGCTGGTGAGCCACGGCATCTGGTCGCTCTCGTTCGCGGTGGTGCTGGCCGCGCTGCTGTTCGCGCTGGCGTTCCGCAGCTACACGCTGAGCTGGGAGACGACGATCCTCGACCCGGCCTTCTTCGTACACGCCGTGCAGGTGCTGGGCTGGGCGCCGTCGCAGATCGGCTTTCCGGTTCCCGACGCCGCGACCGTGCTCTCTGCTTCTCCCGGCGCCGCGGGCCAGCGCACGTGGGCGCTGTGGCTGACCGGCTGCATCGTGGTGTACGGGCTGCTGCCGCGCCTGGCGCTGGTGCTGCTGAGCGCGGCGATGTGGCAGCGGCGCCGCGCCGCGCTGCGGCCCGACTGGAGCGATCCTTACTACCGCAGGCTCGCGGCGCGCTTCGCTGCGCTCGCGCCGCCCGCCATCGTCGATGCCGATCCGGGGCGTGCGCCGGGCTCGGCGCCCGCGGGCCTTGCGCCTTCGGATCTGCGCGATAGCCTGTTCGTCATCGGCTTCGAGCTGCCTGCGGATACGCCGTGGCCGCCCGAGGGCCTGCCCGCCATCACCCCTGCCCAGGTGCAGCGCATCGACGGCAGCGCCCCCGCGCGCCGCGCGCTGCTCGACCAGTTGGCGCAGGCCCGTCCGCGTACCGTGCTGCTGGTGTGCCACGCCGCATCGAGCCCCGACCGGGGCACCGAACGCTTCCTGCGCGAAGTGCTGGCCCATTGCGGCGAATGCCGGCTCTGGCTGGCACCGGCCGCCAGGGACATGCCCGACGCGAACGCATCGCAGCGCTGGATCGACTGGCTGCAGGGCACCGGCTTGCTGCGCGTCGCAGCCACGCCCCGGCTCGAAGACGCATTGCAAGGCCTCGGCACCACCCCATGA
- a CDS encoding xanthine dehydrogenase family protein molybdopterin-binding subunit, with amino-acid sequence MATNLKTVMTKRTTRAGAERVDARDKVRGATRYAADDARAGLLHAALVPSRIARGSVTAIDTAAAQRVRGVRTVFTHENIGSFDTGGFLMGGGFGFQSFYPLRSPQIAYRGQTVAMVVADTPEAAREAAALVAVTYAAVPFVATIDAPDAQPQAQSALLPQPMFADRRAGDAEAALQGAAFTVDAAYELPIQHQNPMEIIATVAEWSADGVLTIHEPTQNAESVRHGLAKQLGIEPARVRVLSPTVGGGFGQKNSLQSHTALVAIAARALGRPVKLVLSRSQLFHNASFRPASRHRVRLGADRGGKLVAAIHEIDQQTSRHDLFPSSGTEITSRLYGIGNFLGRERLVRTDVQTPGYMRAPFEHPAAFAFESAVDEMAYALGRDPVAFRLANDTAVDPLSSKPFSSRHLAECLAKGSSAFGWARRTMAPRSMRAPDGGLIGWGVAAGAYKAAIAPAVAKVRLDASGMVRVAVGGHEMGQGIRTAIALTVARVLGAPVAAVEILVGDTAAAPQHLTAGSWGTATALPPVQEAAQRLMDDLRQNAGAQGDANGATAVALLRASGRPFAEAESRMRAPGQPEQVFGRLTGGLPAAAGPVYPDFVAFSFIAHFVEVRIEPTTRRIRVPRVLSVADCGTVASLRTARSQVEGGVVWGIGAALREASEVDARYGGFLNADLAEYVLPVAADIGRIDVDFVGKPDTRLNAMGVKGLGEVAMVGVAPAIVNAVFHATGKRLRRLPLRPEDLLES; translated from the coding sequence ATGGCAACGAACCTCAAGACGGTGATGACGAAGCGCACGACCCGCGCGGGCGCCGAGCGCGTCGACGCACGCGACAAGGTGCGCGGCGCCACGCGCTATGCGGCGGATGATGCGCGCGCCGGGCTGCTGCATGCCGCGCTGGTGCCCTCGCGCATTGCGCGCGGCAGCGTCACCGCCATCGACACCGCAGCGGCGCAGCGCGTGCGCGGCGTTCGCACGGTGTTCACGCACGAGAACATCGGCAGCTTCGACACCGGCGGCTTCCTGATGGGCGGCGGCTTCGGCTTCCAGAGCTTCTATCCGCTGCGCTCGCCGCAGATCGCCTACCGCGGCCAGACCGTGGCGATGGTGGTGGCCGACACGCCCGAGGCCGCGCGCGAGGCCGCGGCGCTGGTGGCCGTGACCTACGCTGCCGTCCCTTTCGTGGCGACCATCGATGCGCCCGACGCCCAGCCGCAGGCGCAATCGGCCCTGCTGCCGCAGCCCATGTTCGCCGACCGGCGCGCGGGCGACGCCGAAGCCGCGCTTCAGGGCGCGGCCTTCACGGTGGACGCGGCCTACGAGCTGCCGATCCAGCACCAGAACCCGATGGAAATCATCGCGACCGTGGCCGAGTGGAGCGCCGACGGCGTGCTCACCATCCACGAGCCGACCCAGAATGCCGAAAGCGTGCGCCACGGCCTGGCGAAGCAGCTCGGCATCGAGCCGGCCAGGGTGCGCGTGCTGTCGCCCACGGTGGGCGGCGGTTTCGGCCAGAAGAATTCGCTGCAGTCGCACACCGCGCTGGTGGCGATTGCGGCGCGTGCGCTGGGCCGGCCGGTCAAGCTCGTGCTGTCGCGCAGCCAGCTGTTCCACAACGCGAGCTTCAGGCCGGCGAGCCGCCATCGCGTGCGCCTGGGCGCCGACCGCGGCGGCAAGCTGGTCGCCGCCATCCACGAGATCGACCAGCAGACCTCGCGCCACGACCTGTTTCCGTCGAGCGGCACCGAGATCACTTCGCGGCTCTACGGCATCGGCAATTTCCTCGGCCGCGAGCGGCTCGTGCGCACCGACGTGCAGACGCCCGGCTACATGCGCGCGCCGTTCGAGCATCCGGCCGCCTTCGCATTCGAAAGCGCGGTGGACGAGATGGCCTACGCGCTCGGCCGCGACCCGGTCGCGTTCCGCCTGGCGAACGACACGGCCGTCGATCCGCTCAGCAGCAAGCCTTTTTCGTCGCGCCACCTGGCCGAGTGCCTTGCCAAGGGCAGCAGCGCGTTCGGCTGGGCGCGCCGCACGATGGCGCCGCGCTCGATGCGCGCGCCCGACGGCGGCCTCATCGGTTGGGGCGTGGCGGCCGGTGCCTACAAGGCGGCGATTGCACCGGCCGTGGCCAAGGTGCGGCTCGACGCGAGCGGCATGGTGCGGGTCGCGGTGGGCGGCCACGAGATGGGGCAGGGCATTCGCACCGCCATTGCATTGACGGTGGCGCGCGTGCTTGGCGCGCCGGTGGCCGCGGTGGAGATCCTGGTCGGCGACACCGCCGCCGCGCCGCAGCACCTGACCGCCGGTTCCTGGGGCACGGCCACCGCCTTGCCGCCGGTGCAGGAAGCCGCGCAGCGGCTCATGGACGACCTGCGCCAGAACGCGGGTGCGCAAGGCGATGCGAACGGCGCCACGGCCGTGGCGCTGCTGCGTGCCTCGGGCCGTCCCTTTGCCGAGGCCGAGAGCCGGATGCGCGCGCCGGGCCAGCCGGAGCAGGTCTTCGGACGGCTCACCGGCGGCCTGCCCGCCGCGGCGGGGCCGGTGTACCCGGATTTCGTCGCCTTCAGCTTCATTGCGCACTTCGTCGAGGTGCGCATCGAACCCACCACGCGGCGCATCCGCGTGCCGCGCGTGCTCAGCGTGGCCGACTGCGGCACGGTGGCCAGCCTGCGCACCGCGCGCAGCCAGGTCGAAGGCGGCGTGGTGTGGGGCATTGGCGCCGCCCTGCGCGAGGCGAGCGAGGTGGACGCGCGCTACGGCGGCTTCCTCAACGCGGACCTTGCGGAATACGTGCTGCCCGTGGCGGCGGACATCGGCCGTATCGATGTCGACTTCGTCGGCAAGCCCGACACGCGGCTCAACGCCATGGGCGTGAAGGGCCTGGGCGAAGTGGCCATGGTCGGCGTGGCGCCCGCCATCGTGAATGCGGTGTTCCATGCCACCGGCAAGCGCCTGCGCCGGTTGCCGCTGCGGCCGGAGGATCTGCTCGAAAGCTAG